The proteins below come from a single Comamonas antarctica genomic window:
- a CDS encoding ABC transporter substrate-binding protein, giving the protein MKRQAWTMAAVLALAGGQAGAQGVIKIGEINSYKAMPAFLEPYKKGMELAVEQINAGGGIAGKKLELVTRDDNGNPGDAVRAAEELYTREKIDVLTGSFLSHVGLALTDYAQQKKRFFLASETLTDKVVWAQGNRYTYRLRGSTYMQVAMLVPEAAKLKKKRWAIVYPNYEYGQSAVATFKKLLKEAQPDVEFVAEQAPALGKIDAGSVVQALADAKPDAIFNVLFSADLGKFVREGNTRGLFKGREVVGLLTGEPEYLEPLKKEAPLGWIVTGYPWYAIKTPEHQAFLKAYQERYKEHPRLGTIVGYGAIKSLEAGLRKTGGSADSEKLIAAFKGLEVDIPFGRIFYRPEDNQSTMGAYVGKTAYDERLQHGVMVDFHYADGKDYQPSNEAVRALRPASAR; this is encoded by the coding sequence ATGAAGAGGCAGGCGTGGACAATGGCGGCGGTGCTGGCCCTGGCGGGAGGCCAGGCAGGCGCGCAAGGCGTGATCAAGATCGGTGAAATCAACAGCTACAAGGCCATGCCGGCCTTTCTCGAGCCCTACAAGAAGGGCATGGAGCTGGCGGTCGAACAGATCAATGCCGGTGGCGGCATTGCCGGCAAGAAGCTCGAGCTGGTCACGCGCGACGACAACGGCAACCCGGGCGACGCGGTGCGCGCGGCCGAGGAGCTCTACACGCGCGAGAAGATCGATGTGCTCACCGGCAGCTTCCTGTCGCATGTGGGCCTGGCGCTGACCGATTACGCGCAGCAGAAAAAGCGCTTCTTCCTGGCCTCCGAAACCCTTACCGACAAGGTGGTCTGGGCCCAGGGCAACCGCTACACCTACCGCCTGCGCGGATCGACCTATATGCAGGTCGCGATGCTGGTGCCCGAGGCCGCGAAGCTGAAGAAAAAGCGCTGGGCCATCGTCTATCCCAACTACGAGTACGGCCAGTCGGCGGTGGCGACCTTCAAGAAGCTGCTCAAGGAGGCGCAACCCGATGTCGAGTTCGTCGCCGAGCAGGCGCCGGCGCTGGGCAAGATCGATGCCGGCAGCGTGGTGCAGGCGCTGGCCGATGCCAAGCCCGATGCGATCTTCAACGTGCTGTTCTCGGCCGACCTGGGCAAGTTCGTGCGCGAAGGCAACACGCGCGGCCTGTTCAAGGGCCGCGAAGTGGTCGGCCTGCTGACCGGCGAGCCCGAATACCTCGAGCCGCTGAAGAAGGAAGCGCCGCTGGGCTGGATCGTCACTGGCTATCCCTGGTACGCGATCAAGACCCCCGAGCACCAGGCCTTCCTCAAGGCCTACCAGGAGCGCTACAAGGAGCATCCGCGCCTGGGCACCATCGTTGGCTACGGCGCGATCAAGTCGCTCGAAGCCGGGCTGCGCAAGACCGGCGGCAGCGCCGACAGCGAGAAGCTGATCGCGGCGTTCAAGGGCCTGGAAGTCGACATTCCGTTCGGCCGCATCTTCTACCGGCCCGAGGACAACCAGTCGACCATGGGCGCCTATGTCGGCAAGACCGCCTACGACGAGCGCCTGCAGCATGGCGTGATGGTGGACTTCCACTATGCCGACGGCAAGGACTACCAGCCGTCGAACGAAGCCGTGCGCGCATTGCGCCCGGCTTCGGCACGCTGA
- a CDS encoding ferredoxin--NADP reductase, translating to MSAFNEERVLSVHHWTDRLFSFTTTRDTSLRFSNGHFTMIGLKVDGKNLLRAYSIASPNYEEHLEFLSIKVDNGPLTSKLQHIQVGDTIIVGKKPTGTLLIDYLLPGKNLYMIGTGTGLAPWLSVARDPETYEKFEKAVVVHGVRQVEELAYQQLFEKDLGEHEFLGEIVRDKLIYYPTVTREPFRNQGRITDLIQSGKFAADIGLPELNPETDRVMLCGSPAMLADLKQMLEERGFKEGNTTTPGDFVVERAFVEK from the coding sequence ATGAGTGCTTTCAACGAAGAACGCGTGCTGTCCGTCCACCACTGGACCGACCGCCTTTTTTCCTTCACCACCACGCGCGACACCTCGCTGCGGTTCTCCAACGGCCATTTCACGATGATCGGCCTGAAGGTGGACGGCAAGAACCTGCTGCGCGCCTACTCGATCGCCAGCCCGAACTACGAGGAGCACCTCGAGTTCCTGTCGATCAAGGTGGACAACGGCCCGCTGACGTCGAAGCTGCAGCACATCCAGGTCGGCGACACCATCATTGTGGGCAAGAAGCCCACGGGCACGCTGCTGATCGACTATCTGCTGCCTGGCAAGAACCTCTACATGATCGGCACCGGCACCGGCCTCGCGCCCTGGCTGTCGGTCGCGCGCGACCCCGAGACCTATGAGAAGTTCGAGAAGGCCGTCGTGGTGCACGGCGTGCGCCAGGTCGAGGAACTGGCCTACCAGCAGCTGTTCGAGAAGGATCTGGGCGAGCACGAGTTCCTCGGCGAGATCGTGCGCGACAAGCTGATCTACTACCCCACCGTGACGCGCGAGCCGTTCCGCAACCAGGGCCGCATCACCGACCTGATCCAGAGCGGCAAGTTCGCTGCCGACATCGGCCTGCCCGAGCTCAACCCCGAAACCGACCGCGTGATGCTGTGCGGCAGCCCGGCCATGCTCGCCGACCTCAAGCAAATGCTCGAGGAACGCGGCTTCAAGGAAGGCAACACCACGACGCCGGGCGACTTCGTGGTCGAACGCGCGTTTGTCGAGAAGTAA